A DNA window from Syngnathus typhle isolate RoL2023-S1 ecotype Sweden linkage group LG2, RoL_Styp_1.0, whole genome shotgun sequence contains the following coding sequences:
- the ncoa6 gene encoding nuclear receptor coactivator 6 isoform X1 — protein sequence MAHRGTPAQLSQRSEEDLERESDSDRDSGVGDEVDSCHRSPETEEDNHNDATEGTSGPGAHSTVFVAFQGNMEDEDFKMKLDTVLSGIPNMLDMDSKTLQPQHVEPWNSVRVTFNIPRDAAERLRLLAQNHQQQLRELGILSVQIEGEGAINVAGGPNRGQEVRVNGPIGASGQMRMDVGFPSQPGQAGVRMSNPSMVPPGSAMTGQALVPGNSGQMHPRVARPASQTDVMDPMMPGMSVQQQQQLQHQQPGPHGPIPPQAAHHMQALQAGRPINPAALQQLQHHQQQQAQQQAQLSQLGARTPFNPQGQMALPPGWNPSGVLQTSAAQGGPAWRKPPPQAQMVQRPPSLTTVQTPSHPPPPYPFGSQQAGQVFNAMGQGQLQQQQQMAMGQFAAPQPKVPQVGPGGVVGPPRPPPPIPPTSGPQGNLTAKSPGSSSSPFQQGSPGTPPMMAQRPTTPQGFPQGVGSPGRAALNQQGNMQQGFIGMPQHGQPGAQVHPGIPKRPMAYPTQNFAQGQVGTGMPGAPGGGSNQQLQSSQTLTHTGVQQPSSTPNSIHAQPNVMGVQSGHPGQSPGTATGPSMTQQQQPGLQTPILGLQHQAQPVSSSPSQMVQGQGGGQTVLSRPLSQGQRGGMTPPKQMMPQQGQGVIHGQGQMVGGQGHQAMLLQQQQQQQQQQQQNSMMEQMVVNQMQGNKQPFVGKIPSGVMPGQMMRGPSPNVPGNMAQFQGQVGPQQMTPQQQMAHLQQQQLQQQHQLQQQQQQLQQHHHQQMNQQQPQQVPLSVNPNQMMGMHGQQLRLPAGHPLIQQQLQQQQLQQQQKQQQQVLLQQQQQQQQQQQQQQQTAQAHPHQLGDPSSGTGDLGVQQMVPDMQVQQAQGMMGGPQHMQVGNGHFAGHGMNFNSQFPAQVPMGGPCAQAGGFPVSKDVTLTSPLLVNLLQSDISASQFGPGGKQAGGSNQVKPKKKKPARKKKPKDGEGPQQIEGPGSMDVTGTMEDSDLQNFGGEPSLGLDNSGTKLADFPNRPAEANLNQVFPGQTGDQRILQQVPMQFMQQQQQQQQQPQQQQQIQHMQQQIQQQQQQQIQQHQQQIQQQQQQQQIQQQQQIQQQQQIQQQQQIQQQQQIQQQQQIQQQQQIQQQQHIQQQQQMQQQLQQQQMQQQQQMQQLQMQGLQNPQGQQGMTGPQTPAQSQSQVHHQLQQQQGQQQHLQQQQQQQMLMMLKMQQEQKNRMAIVPGGQLPPRVVGNQPEAQRLPVSQQGNMPVMISLQGHAGLAQSPDKTRGMPLIINPQLAGTARRMSLPDPGQGPQSTGSDETTSGIHPKQDRPSGAEMALQSGNGTQQMMANQGSTTHVMKQAPVPSSVAQHTGASPQQQLPTQPQQGAPMSGIHFPNVPTTSQSSRPKTPNRASPRPYHHPLTPTNRPPSTEPSEINLSPERLNASIAGLFPPKINIPLPPRQANLNRGFDQQGLNPTTLKAIGQAPPNLTLPGNNSNSGSGGNNASNSQPPFSTGTGGGGTKPDKQSGGPSKRASPSNSRRSSPASSRKSTTPSPGRQKGPKVAITCPPQPQQLVNAQGQTMMLSPTSVTPNPVSQLSGSMETQQTPSPFHGLQGNPPEGSREGQIMIASEQRQVSQPQPHPQPVRELSAPRMTSPRPPASQQPKSDLELQAVDRQSTHKAPLPESGGTVAVRPAPTSLNQLLDVANKPLRPVHGNMVRDVMTKDSPKSAMDPERQLQLGAEMPAPVATSVTLTESDTKAKPSLSTASSSHSMHPNHVTFNPTPSSNDNPLSSPGITSTLSTTTSLCSTFTNTNVVQSVSPKPATSTQGSHSLAVSSGSNTSCSPSQASVMLKSGAGSKPIPSVHSVIQIPASSSSISPNQITVFVTPNPMTSAPTSQVPASIVSTMVALPNKNIRPQDIRNQTPVTRPAQFITTTPVLFNPIFQVPSTSVSPNTTVVSQSVTMVGPIQVSTTNIQLSTAPSCTQSSGANISASQLARSTVGHLPTVTNVSSATPIGAHSTPQQINHGAPKIENVVEAQKSSPPVSQPSLPSPSTSSSFQAPIASPPCSSPISMNTVGKGLVSAAPTAQIKSKPLQVTIALSGTADSQIPAQVSIVAAPPQVFHPSPSPVVPTEPSVAQTTAATPNLTTPSISSFVSVPAQVPTQAPLPPTTVLSNFTLAATSPNPITSVVGTTTVASSTTLLSTGSPVQNPVSSLVPIVATPGLIHEIPPPNSSAATASRVLLSQTGPGSFEPTVTQAVAPAETIQTTPESVQQDVSQEPVAVAKTSDEVLPSPDPGWAKKRKTPINLVPRAAVEKPKGPSRRSSRAEKEVEEEPVTESAVRKRSARPGTTAATVVKETGASPTQAKRRKSK from the exons ATGGCTCATCGAGGCACTCCAGCTCAGCTGTCCCAACGGTCCGAGGAGGACCTGGAGCGTGAGAGTGACTCAGATCGGGACTCTGGTGTCGGCGATGAGGTTGACAGTTGCCACAGAAGCCCTGAGACTGAAGAGGACAACCACAATGATGCCACAGAAGGCACAAGTGGGCCAGGAGCGCATTCTACtgtttttgttgcttttcaAGGGAATATGGAAGACGAAGACTTCAAAATGAAACTTGACACTGTGCTCAGTGGTATACCCAATATGCTTGACATGG ACTCAAAGACGCTTCAGCCACAGCATGTCGAGCCGTGGAACAGCGTGCGTGTTACCTTCAACATTCCACGGGATGCTGCTGAACGACTGAGACTGCTGGCTCAgaaccaccagcagcagctccGAGAACTGGGAATTCTTTCAGTGCAAATCGAAG GAGAGGGGGCCATCAACGTTGCAGGGGGACCAAATCGAGGACAAGAAGTACGAGTTAATGGACCAATTGGAGCATCTGGCCAAATGAGAATGGATGTGGGGTTTCCAAGTCAGCCTGGTCAAG CAGGAGTGAGGATGTCAAATCCTTCCATGGTCCCCCCAGGCTCAGCCATGACAGGTCAAGCTCTGGTGCCAGGTAATAGTGGACAGATGCATCCACGTGTCGCAAGACCAGCTTCACAGACAG ATGTCATGGATCCAATGATGCCAGGCATGTCagttcagcagcagcagcagcttcagcaTCAACAGcctggtccccatggccccatTCCTCCCCAGGCTGCCCATCACATGCAGGCTTTGCAGGCTGGCAGACCAATCAACCCTGCTGCTTTACAGCAACTTCAACATCACCAACAGCAACAGGCCCAACAGCAAGCGCAGCTCTCTCAGCTTGGAGCCAGAACCCCATTCAACCCACAAGGCCAAATGGCTTTACCTCCTGGCTGGAACCCTTCTGGAGTCCTCCAGACATCAGCCGCCCAAGGAGGTCCTGCTTGGAGGAAGCCTCCACCTCAAGCTCAGATGGTTCAACGCCCTCCCTCTCTTACTACAGTTCAGACGCCCAGTCACCCGCCACCACCTTATCCATTTGGTAGCCAACAGGCAGGTCAGGTATTCAATGCTATGGGACAAGGACAgttgcagcagcaacaacaaatgGCAATGGGCCAATTTGCTGCTCCTCAGCCTAAAGTTCCACAGGTTGGCCCTGGTGGTGTCGTAGGACCACCGAGACCTCCTCCACCCATTCCACCTACAAGTGGCCCCCAAGGGAATCTAACTGCCAAATCGCCGGGGTCTTCATCATCTCCTTTTCAACAGGGTTCACCTGGAACTCCCCCAATGATGGCTCAGAGGCCTACAACTCCGCAGGGTTTTCCACAGGGTGTTGGCTCACCAGGAAGAGCAGCCCTCAACCAACAAGGTAACATGCAACAAGGATTCATCGGAATGCCCCAACACGGACAACCAGGAGCACAAGTTCATCCAG GTATACCGAAACGGCCAATGGCCTATCCAACCCAAAACTTTGCTCAAGGGCAGGTGGGCACCGGCATGCCAGGAGCCCCCGGTGGAGGATCTAATCAGCAGCTACAGAGCAGCCAAACATTGACCCATACAG GAGTCCAGCAGCCGTCCTCCACACCAAATTCAATCCATGCCCAACCCAACGTTATGGGTGTACAAAGTGGCCATCCAGGTCAGTCCCCAGGTACAGCTACTGGGCCTAGCATGACCCAGCAACAGCAGCCAGGCCTTCAGACCCCGATCTTAGGCCTCCAGCATCAGGCCCAACCCGTGTCCTCCTCCCCCAGCCAGATGGTTCAAGGCCAGGGTGGAGGTCAGACTGTCCTCTCACGGCCCCTCAGTCAAGGGCAGAGAGGAGGGATGACCCCACCCAAGCAAATGATGCCTCAACAAGGCCAGGGGGTGATTCATGGGCAGGGTCAGATGGTTGGAGGCCAAGGGCATCAGGCAATGCtcctgcaacaacaacaacagcagcagcagcagcaacaacagaaTTCCATGATGGAACAAATGGTTGTAAACCAAATGCAAGgcaacaaacaaccatttgtagGAAAAATACCTTCTGGGGTCATGCCTGGCCAGATGATGCGTGGCCCCTCACCAAACGTTCCAGGCAACATGGCTCAGTTCCAGGGCCAGGTTGGCCCACAGCAGATGACACCGCAACAGCAAATGGCCCATCTCCAACAACAACAGTTACAACAGCAGCATCAactgcaacagcagcagcaacagcttcagcaacaccaccaccagcagATGAATCAGCAGCAGCCTCAACAGGTTCCACTTAGTGTCAATCCTAATCAAATGATGGGTATGCATGGGCAACAGTTGAGGCTTCCTGCTGGTCATCCTCTTATCCAACAACAGTTGCAACAGCAGCAGttacagcagcagcagaaacagcagcagcaagtactgttgcagcagcaacagcagcagcagcagcaacaacaacaacaacaacagacagCTCAGGCACACCCACATCAATTGGGAGATCCCAGTAGTGGGACAGGCGATTTGGGGGTCCAACAGATGGTCCCTGATATGCAGGTACAGCAGGCACAAGGCATGATGGGGGGCCCTCAGCACATGCAAGTGGGAAATGGACACTTTGCTGGTCATGGCATGAACTTTAACTCCCAATTCCCGGCTCAGGTTCCAATGGGGGGACCTTGTGCACAGGCAGGTGGTTTCCCTGTCAGTAAAGATGTAACATTGACAAGCCCCCTGCTGGTAAATCTGCTGCAGAGTGATATCTCAGCCAGCCAATTTGGACCAGGAGGAAAGCAAGCAGGCGGGAGCAATCAGGTcaaacccaaaaaaaagaaacctgcaCGAAAGAAGAAGCCAAAAGATGGAGAAGGGCCTCAGCAAATTGAGGGACCTGG tAGTATGGATGTGACTGGTACTATGGAGGATTCTGACCTGCAAAATTTTGGTGGGGAACCGAGTTTAGGCCTGGACAACTCTGGTACAAAGCTCGCTGACTTTCCCAACAGGCCGGCAG AGGCAAATTTGAACCAAG TATTCCCTGGTCAAACAGGTGATCAAAGGATACTGCAGCAGGTACCGATGCAATTcatgcagcaacagcagcagcagcaacagcaaccgcaacagcagcaacaaatCCAACACATGCAACAGCAAAttcaacagcaacaacagcagcaaattCAACAGCACCAACAGCAAattcaacaacaacagcagcagcagcaaattcagcagcagcagcaaattcaacagcagcagcaaattcaacagcagcagcaaattcaacagcagcagcaaattcaacaacagcaacaaattcaacaacagcagcaaattcaacaacagcaacacattcaacaacaacagcaaatgCAGCAACAATTACAACAGCAGcagatgcagcagcagcagcagatgcaACAGTTGCAAATGCAAGGTCTCCAAAATCCTCAAGGGCAGCAAGGCATGACAGGACCACAGACCCCGGCTCAAAGCCAATCCCAGGTACACCATCAGCTGCAACAGCAGCAGGGTCAGCAGCAGCATCTACAACAACAG caacagcagcagatgTTGATGATGCTCAAGATGCAGCAAGAGCAGAAGAATCGCATGGCCATCGTTCCAGGAGGTCAACTTCCTCCTCGTGTCGTTGGCAATCAACCTGAGGCACAAAGACTGCCGGTATCACAGCAAGGGAACATGCCTGTTATGATCAGCCTTCAAGGACATGCAGGGTTAGCGCAGTCACCTGACAAAACAAGAGGAATGCCCCTGATCATAAATCCCCAG CTTGCAGGTACTGCTCGACGAATGTCCCTTCCTGATCCCGGCCAGGGTCCCCAAAGCACTGGGTCTGATGAGACAACTTCTGGGATCCACCCCAAGCAGGATAGGCCAAGTGGTGCAGAAATGGCCCTGCAGTCTGGAAACGGCACCCAACAGATGATGGCCAACCAGGGCTCCACAACCCACGTGATGAAGCAAGCCCCTGTTCCGTCATCAGTGGCCCAGCACACTGGAGCCAGTCCTCAACAACAATTGCCCACACAACCTCAACAAGGAGCACCCATGTCCGGTATTCATTTCCCTAACGTTCCAACAACTTCCCAGAGTTCCAGACCAAAAACCCCCAACAGGGCCAGTCCCAGGCCATACCACCACCCCCTCACCCCAACTAATCGTCCACCGAGCACTGAGCCCTCAGAAATCAACCTTTCGCCAGAAAGGCTCAATGCTTCAATTGCTGGGCTATTTCCCCCTAAAATCAACATTCCTCTGCCACCCAGACAGGCAAACCTAAACCGCGGATTTGACCAACAGGGCCTTAATCCCACAACATTGAAAGCCATTGGACAGGCGCCTCCAAACTTGACTTTACCAGGCAACAATAGCAACAGTGGAAGTGGTGGAAATAACGCTAGCAACAGTCAACCACCTTTTTCTACTGGTACGGGTGGGGGAGGCACTAAACCAGACAAGCAGTCTGGAGGACCGAGTAAAAGGGCCAGTCCTAGCAACAGTCGAAGGTCAAGCCCAGCTTCAAGTCGTAAATCAACCACACCAAGTCCTGGAAGACAGAAAGGTCCGAAAGTGGCCATCACATGCCCTCCCCAACCTCAACAGCTGGTTAATGCTCAGGGGCAAACCATGATGCTAAGCCCCACATCAGTAACACCAAATCCAGTATCGCAATTAAGTGGCAGCATGGAGACGCAACAGACTCCGAGTCCCTTCCATGGTTTGCAAGGTAACCCTCCTGAGGGCAGCAGAGAAGGTCAGATAATGATTGCGTCCGAGCAACGTCAGGTATCTCAGCCTCAGCCACATCCTCAGCCTGTGCGGGAGTTATCGGCTCCACGGATGACAAGTCCTCGTCCTCCCGCTTCTCAACAGCCGAAATCCGATTTGGAGTTACAAGCAGTGGATAGGCAGTCAACGCACAAAGCGCCACTGCCAGAGTCTGGAGGAACAGTGGCCGTCAGGCCCGCTCCCACTTCACTCAACCAGCTTCTAGACGTCGCAAACAAACCTCTTCGGCCTGTGCATGGGAATATGGTTAGGGACGTCATGACAAAAGACAGCCCCAAGTCAGCCATGGATCCAGAGAGACAACTTCAGTTAGGTGCAGAAATGCCAGCCCCTGTTGCTACATCTGTCACTCTTACTGAATCAGACACTAAAGCCAAGCCTTCTTTGTCAACTGCATCTAGCAGCCACAGCATGCATCCTAACCATGTGACTTTCAATCCCACCCCCAGCAGTAACGACAACCCATTATCCTCTCCTGGTATCACTTCCACTTTAAGTACAACGACTAGCCTTTGTTCGACCTTCACTAACACAAATGTTGTCCAGAGCGTAAGCCCTAAACCAGCTACTTCCACTCAGGGCAGTCATTCGTTAGCCGTTAGCAGCGGTTCAAACACCAGCTGTAGTCCAAGCCAAGCCAGCGTGATGCTCAAATCTGGCGCGGGCTCGAAACCTATTCCAAGTGTTCACTCCGTCATACAGATTCCTGCTTCGTCCAGTTCCATTTCTCCTAACCAGATCACCGTATTTGTCACACCTAACCCAATGACTTCTGCCCCGACATCTCAAGTTCCTGCATCTATTGTCTCCACAATGGTGGCTCTACCGAACAAAAATATTCGGCCACAGGATATTCGGAATCAGACACCTGTAACTCGACCAGCACAGTTTATCACCACCACCCCTGTGTTGTTCAACCCCATTTTTCAAGTCCCGAGTACATCTGTCTCGCCCAATACCACAGTCGTTTCTCAGTCAGTCACTATGGTGGGACCTATCCAAGTGTCGACGACAAACATCCAACTTTCTACTGCCCCGAGTTGCACACAGTCGTCAGGGGCAAACATAAGTGCATCTCAACTCGCGAGAAGCACTGTTGGACACCTTCCGACTGTCACCAATGTGTCCTCAGCTACCCCAATTGGTGCGCATTCAACTCCTCAGCAAATCAACCACGGGGCCCCCAAAATAGAAAATGTAGTTGAAGCTCAAAAATCAAGTCCACCAGTCAGCCAACCATCTCTTCCAAGCCCTTCAACGTCCTCCTCCTTTCAAGCTCCCATTGCATCTCCACCTTGCTCAAGTCCTATCAGTATGAACACAGTAGGAAAGGGCCTTGTGTCTGCCGCACCCACTGCCCAAATAAAAAGTAAACCTTTGCAAGTGACCATAGCTCTCTCTGGAACAGCTGATTCCCAAATACCTGCTCAGGTATCCATTGTGGCTGCCCCCCCACAAGTCTTCCATCCTTCTCCTAGTCCTGTTGTTCCAACTGAGCCATCAGTGGCCCAAACCACCGCTGCTACTCCAAACCTTACGACACCGTCAATCTCCTCTTTTGTTTCGGTTCCTGCTCAGGTTCCTACCCAGGCTCCATTGCCTCCTACAACTGTACTGTCAAACTTCACCCTGGCTGCAACGTCTCCAAATCCCATCACCAGTGTAGTTGGTACCACCACTGTGGCCTCCTCTACGACCTTGCTCTCTAcaggcagtccagttcaaaatCCAGTATCATCTTTGGTACCAATTGTTGCCACGCCTGGACTGATTCATGAGATCCCACCTCCAAATTCCTCAGCTGCTACCGCCAGCAGAGTTCTTCTTTCTCAGACTGGACCTGGGTCTTTTGAACCCACTGTTACACAAGCAGTGGCTCCTGCTGAAACTATTCAGACCACACCAG AATCTGTTCAGCAAGATGTTTCACAAGAGCCAGTTGCTGTTGCGAAGACAA GTGACGAGGTCTTACCAAGTCCTGATCCAGG ATgggcaaagaaaagaaagacgcCCATCAACTTAGTTCCAAG GGCTGCTGTGGAGAAACCCAAGGGGCCAAGTAGACGTAGCTCACGAGCTGAGAAGGAGGTGGAGGAAGAGCCGGTAACAGAAAGTGCTGTCAGGAAGAGATCGGCACGGCCTGGAACGACTGCTGCGACTGTTGTTAAAG AAACTGGAGCCAGTCCCACCCAGGCCAAACGAAGGAAGTCAAAATAG